Proteins found in one Anabas testudineus chromosome 1, fAnaTes1.2, whole genome shotgun sequence genomic segment:
- the haspin gene encoding serine/threonine-protein kinase haspin: protein MKPLFLKTYGRQRRKLSAWISPENHKRAFDSSLSTDGDMSVFEPSKPTKTRVKRTSVANHRAMRPAKKKTMRYLTEKSFDDKNISTLENINIPPSSHPLPAQQSKTRRGKKATVFSDRAVQPAKRKISCLTESSSDEENICRPSLPQPAQQSKTSSFHPPSVGRFVTRRRRAIPTKSKPHKKQVGVLNSSDEFSSSRILRPTRRRKVPPTFMTSSAENSVNDAGTISLATNPLREISLNESSDHSLGPCSRKPIFCSTPSAGSFTKRPHLKPFATNNQSSMSVSCIGILSPFQENVNSAGQPIASPSSAPPSGLHSNEKQHSGHGKQEVVLHNHEEPTGDLFMEFKNTNTKISCSEDTNSHSKDPKTISSGELPRLNLLSTDSESSSYFVTAAGGLEWLIEALKEKCLTEHCTVQLERLDILSVTHLCSQTTYSSCLGDECSVQSQQTNQHPVSVYSGQSVDLLQSSDASFNLGLSATDNDYSLSVNKQTAPLSDSQNSNISLSIDCKQSVTEYSPTREFITQSTSVLYDESTNNTNSNTEVSMSTELTASSSAQMVLTEEETATIKDKGCAKKCKVQLKKMSLSHLNVEQLKGFTLQKESRLTRGDRSVKSNAKKSANGYMHNADNPDDIVSASLSVNNISAVAQVQSNEPVTEKPVVCTSILKEKCLTNKLTVDIKRLTLSKLKDDHIRSDHQSGSDTRHCNEDTSSRKANIRKRTLTSSEDKISSDVQEVVKRSRDVLPKRKKKTSLTSKEKKRRDTSTDRPGTTRKACVSGMSVSRWKNNSSASTSIFRNRVAQAGSAKAVDCSINELISMQHKQPRELGEMNFSTPVRASPLNISSLLDGFTPNKYTWSRLKAALSVHRKGMVLLTPRTLAGSSSPGRANLADLSQDLFATPLRTPLPKHLRSQLRRNDSLVLYEDADLSDAEKVYAECGQQRPLPWEECILPHRMKQCAKIGEGTFGEVFSTTNASGDTVALKIIPVEGSEKVNGEDQKTFGEILHEIIISKELSSLKEKQQNQTYGFIGLNDLHCVQGCYPPDFLNAWDRFDQQKGSENDRPDFFQKDQLFIILEFEFGGIDLENSNGTLASLGVAKSILHQVTAALAVAEQELHFEHRDLHWGNVLVKTTKQKTGSFLMNGATHSLETKGVLVRIIDYSLSRLEIDELTVSCDISKDEELFMGQGDYQFEIYRLMRKENGNNWSDYNPHTNVLWLHYLCSKLLSMKYRGSGGRGAKEVREEITCFYDSILQYSSATEALQSCPMFQ from the exons ATGAAGCCGTTATTTCTGAAGACATACGGTAGACAGAGGCGTAAGCTGTCTGCCTGGATTTCACCTGAAAACCACAAGCGGGCCTTTGACAGCTCCCTTTCAACAGACGGCGACATGTCCGTCTTTGAACCTTCAAAACCGACGAAGACGAG GGTGAAGAGGACTAGTGTGGCTAATCATAGAGCGATGCGTCCTGCCAAGAAAAAGACAATGAGGTATTTAACAGAGAAGAGCTTTGATGACAAGAATATCAGCACTCTGGAGAACATCAATATCCCGCCTTCTTCTCATCCTCTACCTGCTCAGCAGAGCAAGACAAGAAG AGGAAAGAAGGCCACTGTGTTCAGTGACAGAGCTGTCCAGCCTGCCAAGAGAAAAATCTCATGTCTGACtgaaagcagcagtgatgaagaGAACATCTGCAGGCCCTCTCTTCCTCAGCCTGCTCAGCAGAGCAAGACAAGCAG CTTTCATCCTCCATCTGTGGGACGATTTGTAACCCGCCGCAGACGCGCCATTCCCACCAAATCCAAACCCCATAAAAAACAAGTTGGTGTTCTCAACTCTTCAGATGAATTTTCTTCCAGTAGGATTCTTCGGCCAACCAGGAGGAGGAAGGTCCCTCCAACATTTATGACATCAAGTGCAGAAAACTCAGTGAATGATGCAGGGACTATCAGCTTGGCCACCAACCCCCTACGAGAGATATCCCTCAATGAGTCATCAGATCACAGCCTCGGACCCTGCTCCAGGAAACCCATCTTTTGCTCCACTCCATCAGCAGGGTCCTTCACCAAACGTCCACACCTTAAACCCTTTGCCACCAATAATCAGTCTTCCATGTCGGTAAGCTGTATAGGCATCTTGAGCCCATTTcaagaaaatgtgaattctGCAGGGCAGCCCATTGCCTCACCAAGTTCTGCACCACCTAGTGGGCTCCACTCTAATGAGAAGCAGCATTCAGGCCATGGCAAGCAGGAAGTAGTCCTTCATAACCATGAAGAACCCACTGGTGATTTATTTATGGAGTTcaaaaacactaacacaaaaatcagctgcagtgaagacaCCAACAGCCACAGTAAAGACCCAAAGACTATAAGCAGTGGAGAATTACCACGTCTAAATCTGCTCTCTACTGACAGTGAAAGCAGTAGTTAttttgtgacagcagcaggagggtTAGAGTGGCTGATAGAGGCTCTGAAGGAGAAGTGTTTGACCGAGCACTGTACAGTGCAGCTGGAGAGATTAGACATCCTCTCTGTGACTCATCTTTGCAGCCAAACAACCTACTCATCCTGTTTGGGAGACGAGTGCTCAGTTCAAAGCCAGCAGACTAATCAGCATCCAGTGTCTGTGTACAGTGGTCAAAGTGTTGACCTTCTGCAGTCTTCAGACGCATCATTCAATCTCGGTTTATCTGCAACAGACAATGATTATTCACTGTCAGTAAATAAACAGACAGCTCCTCTGTCTGACAGTCAAAACTCTAACATTTCACTGTCAATTGACTGTAAGCAGTCTGTTACAGAGTACTCGCCCACAAGGGAATTCATCACGCAGTCAACATCAGTACTTTATGATGAGTCTACcaataacacaaacagcaacactgaGGTTTCCATGAGCACAGAATTGACAGCCAGCAGTTCTGCACAGATGGTGTTAACTGAAGAGGAGACAGCAACAATAAAGGACAAAGGTTGTGCTAAGAAGTGCAAAGTTCAGCTTAAAAAAATGTCCTTGTCACATTTGAATGTGGAGCAGCTTAAAGGGTTTACACTGCAGAAGGAGTCTCGTTTGACTCGTGGTGATAGGTCTGTTAAATCAAATGCAAAGAAATCTGCAAATGGCTACATGCATAACGCTGACAATCCAGATGATATAGTGTCTGCTAGTCTGTCAGTAAACAACATCAGTGCAGTAGCCCAGGTCCAGTCTAATGAGCCAGTAACTGAAAAGCCAGTGGTGTGCACCAGCATACTGAAGGAGAAATGTCTAACCAACAAACTCACTGTTGATATAAAGAGGTTAACTTTATCGAAGTTGAAAGATGATCACATAAGGAGTGACCACCAGTCTGGAAGTGACACTAGACACTGTAATGAGGACACTTCATCTAGGAAGGCCAATATAAGAAAAAGGACCTTAACTAGTTCTGAGGACAAGATTTCCTCAGACGTACAAGAGGTTGTAAAAAGGTCTCGTGACGTTCTccccaaaagaaagaaaaaaacgtCTCTGACTtctaaagagaagaaaaggagggaCACATCTACAGATCGACCTGGGACAACAAGGAAGGCATGTGTGAGTGGTATGAGTGTGAGTCGCTGGAAAAACAATAGCAGCGCCAGCACAAGCATTTTCAGGAATCGAGTGGCACAGGCAGGTAGTGCCAAGGCTGTGGACTGCAGCATCAATGAGCTGATCTCCATGCAACACAAACAGCCAAGG GAGCTTGGAGAAATGAATTTCTCCACCCCAGTGAGAGCAAGTCCACTCAACATTTCATCTCTCTTGGATGGCTTCACACCAAACAAATACACGTGGAGCAGACTTAAAGCTGCCCTCTCTGTTCATCGAAAAGGCATGG TGCTGCTTACTCCAAGGACACTGGCAGGGTCAAGCTCTCCTGGAAGGGCAAATCTAGCAGACCTCAGCCAGGATCTCTTTGCCACACCCTTGCGAACTCCGCTCCCCAAACACCTGCGCTCACAGCTGCGTAGAAATGATTCTCTG GTATTATATGAGGATGCAGACCTGTCAGATGCAGAGAAAGTCTATGCTGAGTGTGGCCAGCAGCGTCCTCTGCCCTGGGAGGAATGTATTCTCCCTCATCGTATGAAACAGTGTGCGAAGATTGGGGAGGGGACTTTTGGTGAGGTCTTCTCCACCACCAATGCCTCAGGAGACACTGTCGCTCTCAAA ATCATTCCAGTAGAGGGCAGTGAGAAGGTGAACGGAGAGGATCAGAAGACTTTTGGAGAGATTCTCCATGAGATTATTATCTCAAA GGAACTGAGCAGCctgaaagagaagcagcagaaccagacttACGGCTTTATTGGACTCAATGA TCTCCACTGCGTTCAAGGCTGTTACCCTCCAGATTTCCTAAATGCTTGGGACAGATTTGACCAACAGAAGGGATCCGAGAACGACAGACCAG ATTTCTTTCAGAAGGATCAGTTATTCATAATCCTGGAGTTTGAGTTTGGAGGCATCGATCTAGAAAACAGCAATGGAACG CTGGCATCTTTGGGGGTGGCGAAGAGCATCCTTCATCAGGTTACTGCTGCGTTGGCTGTTGCTGAGCAAGAGCTACACTTTGAACACAg GGACCTCCACTGGGGAAATGTACTGGTCAAAACAACCAAGCAGAAGACAGGAAGCTTCCTAATGAATGGAGCGACCCACTCTCTGGAAACCAAAGGGGTGCTGGTCCGCATCATTGACTACTCTCTCTCCAGACTCGAAATCG ATGAACTGACGGTATCCTGTGATATCTCGAAGGATGAAGAGCTTTTCATGGGCCAGGGAGATTACCAGTTTGAAATCTACAGACTGATGAGAAAGGAGAATGG aAACAACTGGAGTGACTACAACCCGCATACCAACGTGTTATGGCTACACTACCTGTGCTCCAAGCTCCTTTCCATGAAATACCGGGGCTCAGGAGGGAGGGGTGCCAAGGAGGTTCGAGAGGAGATCACTTGTTTCTATGACAGCATCCTTCAGTACAGCTCTGCCACTGAGGCGCTGCAAAGCTGCCCCATGTTTCAGTAG